A region from the Cannabis sativa cultivar Pink pepper isolate KNU-18-1 chromosome 9, ASM2916894v1, whole genome shotgun sequence genome encodes:
- the LOC133030982 gene encoding vesicle-associated protein 2-1-like has product MSSNYSSASHDEQVKTTSPKKYFVRPNTGVILPWDSCVIRVTLQAQRDYPPDMQCKDKFLLQSTIVSPNTDVDDLPQDTFTKEGGRALEECNLIWFLYNILYIVQFVPNLWRINN; this is encoded by the exons ATGTCTAGTAACTATAGTTCTGCAAGTCATGATGAGCAG GTCAAAACCACATCTCCTAAGAAGTATTTCGTACGGCCAAACACTGGTGTTATACTACCTTGGGACTCATGTGTCATAAGAG TGACTCTCCAAGCGCAACGAGATTATCCCCCGGATATGCAATGCAAAGACAAATTTCTCTTGCAGAGTACAATAGTGTCTCCAAATACTGATGTGGATGACCTTCCACAAGATACT TTTACTAAGGAGGGTGGAAGGGCATTAGAGGAGTGCAATTTGATATGGtttctttataatatattatatatagtccAATTTGTTCCAAATCTTTggagaattaataattaa